The following coding sequences are from one Lujinxingia vulgaris window:
- a CDS encoding RCC1 domain-containing protein, protein MAPRHAPAFNAPAIALALAALPLALAACQPPSLACQSDDDCYLGESCVLETCVPPYSDADAGSDADDSPEVGEPNPDAPKPVALSTSSTYSCALLSDATVWCWGDPRALGLAPERDAEAPLPWKIEGLENVAEVLASYESLCARLHDGSVQCLGKSLDHGLGDGTLEDSALPVDVIAEGATRLPAKLAHACAVVGEDETLHCWGDNTHGQTGSQDDPTLMPARVEGVGGVTHIAAGDYHTCVLTRDGEVRCFGDNDALQLGVDGAAGGAQPLAHPYFSSEITVLELVAGATHTCVLLSNDELRCWGDNAFGQLGQPEDDIATSATPLLLEPPVALSSLASGSELTCGISAEGKVFCFGPGNGAEPHEFAEVEGLENVTQVAPALDHSCALTEDHTVYCWGRNDFGQLGDGSTDNAELPGTPVVATWAG, encoded by the coding sequence ATGGCCCCTCGCCACGCTCCCGCATTCAACGCTCCAGCCATTGCGCTGGCGCTCGCCGCGCTTCCCCTTGCGCTGGCGGCCTGCCAGCCCCCCAGCCTGGCCTGCCAGTCCGATGACGACTGTTATCTGGGCGAGTCCTGTGTCCTGGAGACCTGCGTACCTCCCTACTCCGACGCGGACGCAGGCAGCGACGCCGACGACTCGCCAGAGGTCGGTGAGCCCAACCCGGATGCCCCGAAGCCTGTCGCGCTCTCAACCTCGTCGACTTACAGCTGCGCGCTGCTCAGCGACGCCACCGTCTGGTGCTGGGGCGACCCGCGCGCGCTGGGACTGGCTCCCGAACGCGACGCCGAGGCCCCTCTCCCCTGGAAGATCGAGGGGCTTGAAAACGTGGCCGAGGTCCTCGCCAGCTACGAATCGCTCTGTGCGCGACTCCACGACGGCTCGGTTCAATGCCTGGGCAAATCACTGGACCACGGCCTGGGCGATGGCACCCTGGAAGACAGCGCGCTGCCCGTTGACGTCATCGCCGAAGGCGCCACCCGCCTCCCGGCGAAACTCGCCCACGCCTGCGCGGTGGTCGGCGAAGATGAGACGCTGCACTGCTGGGGCGACAACACCCACGGGCAGACCGGCTCCCAGGATGACCCTACGCTGATGCCTGCACGCGTCGAGGGCGTAGGCGGCGTCACGCATATCGCCGCCGGCGACTACCACACCTGCGTGCTGACCCGAGACGGGGAGGTGCGTTGTTTCGGTGATAACGACGCCCTGCAGCTCGGCGTCGACGGTGCCGCCGGCGGCGCGCAACCGCTGGCGCATCCCTACTTTAGCAGCGAGATCACCGTCCTGGAGCTCGTCGCCGGGGCCACCCACACCTGCGTCCTGCTCAGCAATGATGAGCTGCGCTGCTGGGGCGACAACGCCTTCGGCCAGCTCGGACAACCGGAAGACGACATCGCCACGTCGGCTACGCCTCTCCTCCTTGAGCCCCCGGTCGCCCTGAGCAGCCTGGCCTCGGGCAGCGAGCTCACCTGCGGCATCAGCGCCGAGGGTAAGGTCTTCTGCTTTGGCCCCGGCAACGGCGCCGAGCCCCATGAGTTCGCGGAAGTCGAAGGTCTGGAAAACGTCACGCAGGTCGCCCCCGCCCTCGATCACAGCTGCGCGCTGACCGAAGACCACACCGTCTACTGCTGGGGCCGAAACGACTTCGGTCAGCTCGGCGATGGTTCCACCGACAACGCCGAGCTCCCCGGCACGCCGGTGGTCGCCACCTGGGCTGGGTGA
- a CDS encoding InlB B-repeat-containing protein: MRILRRSAPLLPLLLLTAACSGEPNDNPPADITTDTGHLPDADDTSDAGDLPDADDTPDTDNLPDTEDPDTPNDPDAGEAALNITVSGQGRVTSEPALIDCPATCQATLAPSTTLALSAQPDPGHTFEGWSGDCAGTQREVTLIVTGSISCTASFAPEDVTPPAGAWFGHYGQFGTHEFKAFAPTDDGGVVVVGRSDVYGSGGDEAIAARLDARGDVVWQQSLGSSGDDVFHDVIATTDGDFLAVGTTEDDDEIGAAWAVRFAPDGALRWERAYQLKDDTSPSYASGWTVGYAVDRLPGGDYIIAAHAGLLQDGSGISTGLITINYAGEVERVRAIGHRYLSPANDIATNSAGDMVVVGEDYYSYAPIAVRLTASGSVVWTLADTPFAAGSAELHGAVLGNDGSTYLAGVLEPSRHSSATDAWVLKVGADGTILWQRTFDASTMDEGYAVSLLDNGDVLFSGITGFVDTSEVVSWALPLNPNNGMPRSEHTFRIPDGGAVLFNRVEAVSGGGIFGVGQVRNPSAHNNLRGGVLMAPSISELDTCGGEPAIGLNMGSSQHDDSLTTGSTNVPDHITLNISSSIDTTIDLGAGAYCGG, from the coding sequence ATGCGAATCTTACGCCGTAGCGCACCTTTGCTGCCCCTTCTTCTTCTCACCGCTGCCTGCTCCGGGGAGCCCAACGACAATCCCCCCGCAGACATCACCACCGACACAGGCCACCTCCCCGACGCCGACGACACCTCCGACGCCGGGGACCTCCCCGACGCAGACGACACCCCGGACACAGACAACCTTCCCGACACCGAAGATCCCGATACACCGAACGATCCCGACGCTGGCGAAGCGGCCTTGAACATCACGGTCAGCGGCCAGGGTCGTGTGACCAGCGAGCCGGCGCTCATCGACTGCCCCGCGACCTGTCAGGCGACCCTTGCCCCGTCGACGACCCTTGCGTTGAGCGCTCAACCCGACCCGGGACACACCTTTGAAGGCTGGTCCGGCGACTGCGCGGGAACCCAGCGCGAGGTCACCCTGATCGTGACCGGCTCAATCAGCTGCACTGCGAGCTTCGCCCCCGAAGACGTCACGCCGCCTGCCGGCGCCTGGTTCGGCCACTACGGCCAGTTTGGCACCCATGAGTTCAAAGCCTTCGCTCCGACCGATGACGGCGGCGTGGTTGTTGTGGGACGCTCCGACGTCTACGGCTCCGGCGGCGATGAGGCCATTGCTGCACGCCTGGACGCCCGCGGAGATGTCGTCTGGCAGCAGTCCCTGGGCTCCAGCGGCGACGACGTCTTCCACGACGTGATCGCTACCACCGACGGTGACTTTCTTGCCGTTGGCACCACCGAAGACGACGACGAGATCGGCGCTGCCTGGGCGGTGCGCTTTGCCCCCGACGGCGCGCTACGCTGGGAGCGAGCCTACCAGCTCAAAGACGACACCTCCCCCTCCTACGCCAGTGGTTGGACGGTCGGCTACGCTGTCGATCGCCTGCCCGGCGGTGATTACATCATTGCCGCCCACGCTGGCCTCCTCCAGGACGGCAGTGGCATCTCCACAGGGCTGATCACCATTAATTACGCCGGCGAAGTGGAACGCGTGCGCGCCATCGGCCACCGTTACCTCTCTCCCGCCAATGACATCGCCACCAACAGCGCGGGCGACATGGTCGTGGTCGGCGAGGATTATTACAGCTACGCGCCTATCGCAGTTCGTCTAACAGCAAGCGGCTCGGTGGTCTGGACCCTGGCCGACACCCCCTTCGCCGCCGGCTCTGCCGAGCTGCATGGCGCCGTCCTGGGCAACGACGGCTCTACCTACCTGGCTGGCGTCCTGGAGCCCAGCCGGCACTCCAGCGCAACCGACGCCTGGGTCCTCAAGGTGGGCGCTGACGGCACCATCCTCTGGCAGAGAACCTTTGACGCCTCTACCATGGACGAGGGCTACGCCGTCTCGCTGCTCGACAACGGCGACGTGCTCTTCAGCGGCATCACCGGCTTTGTGGACACCAGCGAGGTCGTCAGCTGGGCGCTTCCGCTCAACCCCAACAACGGCATGCCGCGCTCCGAACATACCTTCCGCATTCCCGATGGCGGCGCCGTACTCTTTAACCGTGTCGAAGCCGTCAGCGGCGGGGGTATCTTCGGCGTCGGCCAGGTCCGAAACCCCTCGGCTCATAACAACTTACGCGGCGGCGTGCTCATGGCCCCCTCGATCAGCGAGCTCGACACCTGCGGCGGAGAACCCGCCATCGGCCTGAACATGGGATCCAGCCAGCATGACGACTCGCTTACCACCGGCTCCACCAACGTCCCGGATCACATCACCCTCAACATCAGCTCCTCCATCGACACGACCATCGACCTTGGCGCCGGCGCCTACTGCGGCGGCTGA
- a CDS encoding RCC1 domain-containing protein, whose translation MKRICTLLLLFLATPGCDTNGQACESNVDCYVGEQCVLQTCLPQDEGDAGSPAEDAGDVGDTDDVGDADDPRDTSDTEPPEDTGDTADRDADADDQPPYPVEVSAGLEHTCALLSDATVWCWGSNSGLALGQPQGTLRALTPIKIDGLDGAVQVVAGIGQTCARFEDGSTKCLGDSLGGGLGDGTLQGSQHPVDVLIEDVHQLGDASLHHCAIAGPDRTLYCWGNNDSGQTGADDDPTLTPWPVADMNGIQRVAPGEEHTCALDSSDAVYCLGANDSNQRGVNPEGPITEAPNIVEGFVPGNPVVELVAGGRHTCAREADATVRCWGDNGSGQLGLPADDPIAASLPVTLETSVTLSGLAAGGDTTCGISSEGHVYCWGANELGNLGVGTTSAYTGPQRVLDLNDATSLSVGPGHSCALTESDDIFCWGSNNSGQLGVDSRASALAPSLPVVATWRE comes from the coding sequence GTGAAACGCATCTGTACCCTCCTGCTTCTCTTCCTCGCCACTCCCGGCTGCGACACCAACGGCCAGGCCTGTGAGTCCAATGTCGACTGTTACGTCGGCGAGCAATGCGTGTTGCAGACCTGCCTGCCTCAGGATGAAGGCGACGCTGGTTCGCCGGCCGAAGACGCCGGCGATGTTGGTGATACCGACGATGTCGGCGACGCTGACGATCCCCGGGACACCTCCGACACCGAGCCTCCCGAAGACACGGGCGACACTGCCGATAGGGATGCCGACGCCGACGATCAGCCCCCCTACCCCGTCGAAGTCTCCGCGGGCCTGGAGCACACCTGCGCCCTGCTCAGCGACGCCACCGTATGGTGCTGGGGCAGCAACAGCGGGCTCGCGCTGGGGCAGCCCCAGGGCACGCTTCGCGCGCTCACCCCCATTAAGATCGACGGACTCGATGGCGCGGTGCAGGTGGTCGCCGGCATCGGCCAGACCTGCGCGCGTTTTGAAGATGGCTCGACCAAATGCCTGGGCGACAGCTTAGGCGGAGGCCTGGGCGACGGTACGCTCCAGGGGAGCCAGCACCCGGTTGATGTGCTCATCGAAGACGTGCACCAGCTGGGCGACGCCTCCCTGCATCACTGCGCCATTGCCGGCCCCGATCGCACACTCTACTGCTGGGGCAACAACGACTCCGGGCAGACCGGCGCCGACGATGACCCCACGCTCACCCCCTGGCCGGTAGCCGACATGAACGGCATCCAGCGTGTGGCCCCGGGTGAGGAGCATACCTGCGCGCTCGACAGCTCGGATGCGGTGTATTGCCTGGGCGCCAACGACTCCAACCAGCGCGGCGTCAACCCCGAGGGCCCAATCACCGAGGCTCCCAACATCGTGGAGGGCTTTGTTCCGGGTAACCCGGTGGTGGAGCTGGTCGCCGGCGGGCGGCACACCTGCGCGCGGGAAGCCGACGCCACGGTGCGCTGCTGGGGCGACAATGGGAGCGGGCAGCTCGGCCTGCCCGCCGACGACCCCATCGCCGCCTCCCTGCCTGTGACCCTCGAAACCAGCGTCACACTCAGCGGCCTTGCCGCCGGCGGTGACACCACCTGCGGCATCTCCAGCGAGGGGCACGTGTACTGCTGGGGCGCCAATGAACTCGGCAACCTCGGCGTGGGCACCACTTCTGCGTACACCGGGCCCCAGCGCGTCCTCGACCTCAACGACGCCACCTCACTCTCGGTCGGCCCCGGCCATAGCTGCGCCCTCACCGAGAGCGATGACATCTTCTGCTGGGGCTCTAACAACTCCGGACAGCTCGGCGTCGACAGCCGCGCCAGCGCCCTGGCACCGAGCCTGCCGGTGGTCGCCACCTGGCGCGAATAA